In the Quercus lobata isolate SW786 chromosome 5, ValleyOak3.0 Primary Assembly, whole genome shotgun sequence genome, one interval contains:
- the LOC115991163 gene encoding uncharacterized protein LOC115991163 — protein MNQPQVSDLQKGSWKIIWKLKVPEKVKHFLWKACTNSLPTKDNLLKRKILKESGCARCSGDSESVVHALWSCSCIQVVWETEFGWVDRSLMTLASFSEVLQKIRVKPSLLLLFAVTAWSIWYQRNKARLNENPLPIHNIADFSKNYLCEFRGVDSHHSHR, from the coding sequence atgaatcAGCCTCAAGTCTCGGACTTGCAGAAAGGCTCCTGGAAAATCATATGGAAGCTGAAGGTGCCCGAGAAGGTCAAGCATTTTCTCTGGAAAGCTTGCACCAACTCGCTGCCCACTAAAGATAACCTTCTGAAGCGAAAAATTCTCAAGGAATCGGGCTGTGCTCGCTGTTCTGGGGACTCGGAATCTGTTGTGCATGCTCTTTGGAGTTGTAGTTGCATCCAAGTTGTTTGGGAGACAGAATTCGGATGGGTGGACAGGAGCTTAATGACCCTTGCTTCTTTCTCGGAAGTTCTGCAAAAAATCCGAGTCAAACCGTCTTTGCTTCTGTTATTTGCTGTTACGGCGTGGTCAATCTGGTATCAAAGGAACAAAGCTCGCCTCAATGAAAATCCCCTGCCTATTCACAATATCGCTGATTTTTCCAAGAACTACCTCTGTGAATTCAGGGGGGTGGACAGTCACCATTCCCACAGATGA